The following coding sequences lie in one Corticium candelabrum chromosome 10, ooCorCand1.1, whole genome shotgun sequence genomic window:
- the LOC134186236 gene encoding NXPE family member 3-like, translating to MQPKLSLYIPENLLNTYVKKYNATIRYRLHGLPLQTKLGMNFTGATFVADTIDAIPGNGNEIILISTIQHFLRLPPDIFRQRMEHMVTVIRHLRQRKMGKTAPVIFSTGNPRGFDSFRLKIIASSGTIRLLQRHLQQPTWVLLCMMYLT from the coding sequence ATGCAACCAAAGTTGAGTTTGTACATTCCGGAAAATTTGTTGAACACGTATGTAAAGAAATACAATGCAACAATCAGATATCGACTACATGGTCTTCCATTGCAAACTAAACTTGGCATGAACTTCACCGGCGCTACATTTGTAGCAGATACAATCGATGCTATTCCAGGAAATGGAAATGAGATAATCCTAATAAGCACAATACAGCATTTCCTACGCTTACCACCAGACATATTTCGTCAACGCATGGAGCACATGGTGACCGTAATTCGTCATCTAAGGCAGAGAAAGATGGGAAAGACAGCTCCAGTTATATTTAGCACAGGAAATCCACGAGGGTTTGACTCATTTCGGTTGAAAATTATCGCATCAAGTGGTACAATCAGATTGTTGCAGAGACATTTGCAGCAGCCAACGTGGGTATTATTGTGTATGATGTATTTGACATGA
- the LOC134185792 gene encoding receptor-type tyrosine-protein phosphatase F-like, translating to MSGQKCTGPLTEISLVTSCMATNLAKSLGATVTISSVHSSVYAAAKAIDGNPKDVTGQALVGTDCAGTKYSMNPWLRVDLQKEYLVSHVRIIPIGDRGKNLYVHVGNNLTDYGNDNHNCGKAPYDISTRNDAIWRDVSCSPPVWGRYINLQRIVTKGVLHICEVAFNYELEIAILDNNMNIEETSVAVDENQGYSNPIDCGVSPDVTNFNNARLQWKHNMTIVVPSSSAQNVYQVYENGVQRLYIKSASVSSNGLYTCQYTATDGSIVSKSFTLNVNVNCEWSSWSNCTSSCSFGTRTRTRARLKQHNGMDCDGLPTENCDSKQPPCVPTAGRSPGVSFDELSVQELSCTALQYSSLNGDITFGWYREENGIDSAIALDSRVTNSTNNVGIGKFSGKLKFASVNRSDRGLIKCRAFNKYGASNMSSATSVNVKYAPEFVEIRPSNPVGVKGQNITLNCSAGGNPSPDYRWRGGKSATGSTLELTSLEFKDEGSYTCVANNTIEAGARSTNTSVQLTIEGPPQRCVVVSVESYNDSEVNVAVNCPENGNSSVTEYHIQYQLGSGTSNIQWEQREFNASDPQPFVVVGLSPFTKYRFRATASNRHGYEPGSLVAVNVVSVTTAEGYPGSPDSLSLSGNASARWFVVSWSPPSTPNGVPRYYFVYYKPIGVRQVRDVDGYKRLNVTATLANLTMLAPFTQYSVEVAAVNVRSHDGKVLEGQRSTAIVANTSEDAPTTAPHSLKYSSNPPHTVTVMWSEPETPNGVIRYYIVEYMLSDGTGNKARFNFVKERMQEISGLIPSTNYNVTVQAFTVGVGPAASITVMAAAITPTPPQNLRNSGVTSSSITLQWERPISFNGAFQYYTVYNNIGDALYSKSSDIESHENLYALKDLKPYTEYKIYVTVTNNAKSNPESSPSNMITVRTLAASPHTPDKPLASDVASSASTVVFVPPTVNDDNGPIEYVDFVVYEGTTGSNAPSVSVVPRTIGPYEQEGTDNTWYVTARYSYVIYKQNIEGKQFIVGSDSMSGEKNEYKNVPLKSDSTYFIYIRVVAMLDNGIGMKETAIGEPLRVLTKAEELPSKGGSSSVAPIAGAAAGGIIFLLLVILIVVVLRRRRSGKMTDGVYINQQVAFSSVKQVESEYDEIPLAPVISCESLSVTSYEGTTAVLPCDAAGEPKPIIKWFRNGKEISEKDEHFVILGDKSLQIANVMASDNGKYRCTATNSSGVDEQVVELIVRSANEAEKKPNVWTSGDTPSIMPKVKSHQSRTGLHSINLEKFPDYVAAMHQDHNAGISSEFKVLGELEHNFSAEVALANLSLNRYKNILTYDHSRVVLPILSGMTNSNGNYIAAAFVDGYRIPKKYIASQGPQEHTVADNWRMIWAENVPTIVMLTHLIEKSKIKCHQYWPKNVVDSVNYNGLIVTFLEKDSFADYEIRKFSLTLGEETRMVTQYHYTAWPDHGVPKFATPLLSFIRRINREYPKNRGSMVVHCSAGVGRTGTFIVIDTMLERIEDGEPIDIYSCVASLRTKRQDMVQTEAQYGFIHDAVLEALTCGNTQIPVQNLRTAVAKLSKKDAKSGKPGFERHFQVLQTTGPQMDKQLCKAGSQPAVTVKNRYQDILPLDVQRVILRLEETESQDSEYVNTQAGADYINASYLDGYRHRDAYITTQGPLAKTTEDFWKMVWEQNCVSIVMLASLQENGEEMCHQYWPASGSAQYGQCTVKLSKETNLGEYVIRKFNLSKGSQSKVITQFHYTAWPENSNPKTVEQLFDMQDQLQKWQQGTGNKTIIIHCNNGVGRSGTFCSILSLVELLKVEGMVDVFLKVRSMRIQHPRIVQTLTQYRFMYDALLVYLDNFDTYANFK from the exons ATGAGTGGTCAGAAATGTACAGGACCATTGACTGAGATCTCCttagtcacatctt gTATGGCAACCAATCTAGCTAAATCTCTTGGAGCAACAGTGACCATAAGTTCAGTCCATAGTTCTGTGTATGCTGCTGCAAAggctatagatggcaatccaaAAGATGTTACTGGACAGGCACTTGTTGGTACTGATTGTGCTGGTACAAAATATTCCATGAATCCTTGGCTTCGAGTTGACTTGCAAAAGGAATATCTTGTGTCACATGTTAGAATTATCCCTATAGGTGATAGAGGTAAAAATTTGTATGTTCATGTTGGTAACAACTTAACAGACTATGGGAATGACAACCACAATTGTGGAAAGGCTCCATATGACATCTCTACTCGCAATGATGCAATATGGCGAGATGTTAGTTGCAGCccaccagtttggggaagatacattaatttacagagaATAGTGACAAAAGGCGTTCTTCATAtatgtgaggtggctttcaactatg agttggagattgctattctagacaataatatgAATATTGAAGAGACAAGTGTGGCAGTTGATGAGAATCAAGGttactctaatcctattgattgtggtgtcagtcctgatgtgaccaactttaatAATGcacgtttgcaatggaagCACAACATGACTATTGTTGTACCATCTTCCAGTGCACAGAATGTATATCAGgtgtatgagaatggtgtTCAGAGGctctacatcaagtcagctaGTGTTTCTTCCAATGGTTTGTATACATGCCAATATACTGCCACTGATGGCTCtatagtgtcaaagtcatttacacTGAACGTCAATG TAAACTGTGAATGGAGCTCATGGTCAAATTGTACATCATCATGTAGTTTTGGTACTCGTACTCGTACACGAGCACGTCTTAAGCAACACAATGGAATGGACTGTGATGGGTTGCCAACTGAGAACTGTGACAGCAAACAACCACCAT GTGTACCAACAGCTGGACGGTCACCAGGAGTTTCTTTTGATGAGTTGTCAGTGCAAGAGTTGAGCTGCACAGCTTTACAGTATTCTAGCCTGAATGGAGACATTACATTTGGATGGTACAGAGAAGAGAATGGAATTGATTCAGCTATTGCATTAGACTCTAGAGTGACAAATTCAACAAATAATGTTGGTATAGGCAAATTTTCTGGGAAATTGAAATTTGCATCTGTGAATCGTTCAGATAGAGGATTAATCAAGTGCAGGGCATTTAACAAGTATGGTGCTAGTAATATGTCTTCAGCTACATCAGTTAATGTCAAAT ATGCTCctgaatttgttgaaattagaCCATCTAATCCAGTGGGTGTGAAAGGACAAAATATTACATTAAACTGTTCTGCTGGTGGTAATCCCTCTCCAGATTATAGATGGAGAGGAGGCAAGAGTGCAACAGGATCTACTCTGGAATTAACATCACTTGAATTTAAGGATGAAGGGTCATACACATGTGTTGCTAATAACACTATTGAGGCTGGTGCTAGGTCCACTAATACATCAGTACAGTTGACAATTGAAG GTCCTCCACAGAGATGTGTTGTGGTGTCAGTTGAAAGCTATAATGACTCAGAAGTGAATGTTGCAGTTAACTGTCCCGAAAATGGAAACTCAAGTGTAACTGAATATCACATACAATATCAGTTGGGTAGTGGCACCAGCAACATTCAGTGGGAACAAAGAGAATTCAATGCTTCTGATCCGCAAccgtttgttgttgttggtctcAGTCCATTTACAAAGTACAGATTTAGAGCAACAGCAAGCAACAGGCATGGCTATGAACCTGGAAGTTTGGTGGCTGTTAATGTGGTATCTGTGACTACTGCTGAAGGCT ATCCCGGTTCTCCCGATTCATTGAGTTTATCAGGAAATGCTTCTGCTCGCtggtttgttgtgtcttgGTCACCTCCCAGTACACCTAATGGTGTTCCTCGCTATTACTTTGTTTACTACAAACCAATTGGTGTTCGTCAAGTGAGAGATGTGGATGGGTACAAGAGACTGAATGTAACAGCCACATTGGCCAATTTGACAATGCTCGCTCCATTTACACAATACAGTGTTGAGGTGGCAGCAGTGAACGTTCGGTCTCATGATGGTAAAGTGTTGGAAGGACAAAGAAGTACTGCCATTGTTGCCAACACATCAGAAGATG ctCCTACAACTGCACCACATTCCCTGAAATATTCTTCCAATCCACCACATACGGTCACTGTAATGTGGAGTGAACCTGAAACACCAAATGGAGTTATTAGATATTACATTGTTGAATACATGCTGTCAGATGGGACTGGAAACAAGGCACGTTTTAATTTTGTGAAAGAGCGTATGCAAGAGATTAGTGGTCTAATACCGTCAACAAATTATAATGTCACAGTTCAAGCTTTCACAGTTGGTGTTGGACCAGCAGCATCCATTACTGTTATGGCAGCTGCTATAA CACCAACGCCACCTCAGAATTTGAGAAATTCAGGTGTGACATCAAGCTCAATTACTCTACAATGGGAGAGGCCTATTAGCTTTAATGGTGCTTTTCAGTACTACACT GTTTACAACAATATTGGTGATGCTTTGTACAGCAAGAGTTCCGACATTGAGAGTCATGAAAACCTATACGCCTTGAAGGACCTCAAACCGTATACCGAGTacaaaatatatgtgacagtAACGAATAACGCAAAGTCCAATCCAGAAAGTTCCCCTAGTAACATGATTACAGTGCGCACACTGGCAGCTTCTCCTCACACACCAGACAAACCTTTAGCTAGTGATGTTgcatcgtcagcgtcaactGTAGTATTTGTACCTCCTACTGTGAATGATGACAATGGTCCAATAGA AtatgttgattttgttgtttatgaGGGTACCACTGGATCTAATGCTCCTTCTGTATCTGTTGTACCACGTACTATTGGACCGTATGAACAAGAGGGCACAGACAACACATGGTATGTAACAGCTCGATACAGTTACGTGATTTACAAACAGAACATAGAAGGGAAGCAGTTTATCGTTGGAAGTGATTCAATGTCTGGTGAAAAGAATGAGTACAAAAATGTTCCACTTAAGTCTGATTCGACTTACTTTATATATATTCGTGTGGTTGCAATGTTGGATAATGGAATTGGG ATGAAAGAAACAGCAATTGGTGAACCACTAA GAGTTTTGACAAAGGCAGAAGAGTTACCATCAAAGGGAGGATCAAGTTCAGTGGCTCCAATTGCAGGTGCTGCAGCTGGTGGCATCATTTTTCTTCTATTGGTTATTcttattgttgttgttctaaG GAGACGTCGTTCAGGAAAAATGACTGACGGTGTTTACATAAACCAACAAGTTGCTTTTTCTTCAGTCAAGCAAGTAGAGAGTGAATATGACGAAATTCCTCTTGCTCCTGTGATTTCTTGTGAAAGTCTATCAGTGACATCATATGAAGGCACAACTGCTGTTCTTCCTTGTGATGCTGCTGGAGAACCAAAACCAATTATCAAGTGGTTCCGCAATGGAAAGGAAATATCTGAGAAAGATGAGCACTTTGTTATTCTGGGAGATAAGTCTTTGCAGATTGCTAATGTCATGGCATCAGACAATGGCAAGTATCGATGCACAGCGACAAACAGTTCAGGTGTTGATGAACAGGTTGTAGAGTTGATTGTACGGTCAGCCAATGAAGCAGAAAAGAAACCAAATGTTTGGACATCTGGAG ATACTCCATCTATAATGCCAAAAGTAAAGAGTCACCAATCACGAACCGGCCTTCATTCTATCAACCTTGAGAAATTTCCAGATTATGTGGCAGCTATGCATCAAGATCACAACGCTGGGATATCCAGTGAATTTAAG GTACTTGGAGAATTAGAACATAATTTTTCAGCTGAAGTAGCCTTGGCAAACCTTTCACTAAATCGTTACAAGAATATTCTGACTT ATGATCATTCTCGAGTTGTGCTGCCAATTTTGTCAGGAATGACAAACTCTAATGGCAATTACattgctgctgcttttgttgaT GGCTACCGTATTCCCAAGAAGTACATTGCATCTCAAGGACCACAGGAACATACCGTTGCTGATAATTGGCGAATGATTTGGGCAGAAAATGTCCCTACAATTGTGATGCTTACTCATTTGATCGAAAAGAGCAAG ATCAAATGTCATCAGTACTGGCCAAAGAATGTTGTTGATTCAGTGAACTACAATGGTCTCATTGTCACTTTCTTGGAGAAAGATTCCTTTGCTGATTATGAAATTCGTAAATTCAGTCTGACCTTG GGTGAAGAGACGAGAATGGTAACACAATACCATTACACTGCGTGGCCTGATCATGGTGTTCCCAAATTTGCCACACCGCTGCTGAGTTTCATCAGAAGAATCAATCGTGAATATCCAAAGAATCGAGGGTCAATGGTTGTTCACTGCAG TGCTGGTGTCGGTCGAACTGGaacatttattgttattgacaCCATGCTTGAGAGAATTGAGGATGGCGAGCCCATTGATATCTACAGCTGTGTTGCATCTCTGAGGACAAAACGTCAAGATATGGTTCAGACTGag GCTCAATATGGTTTTATCCATGATGCTGTGCTTGAAGCATTGACTTGTGGCAATACCCAGATTCCTGTTCAAAATCTTCGTACTGCTGTTGCCAAACTGTCGAAGAAAGATGCAAAGTCAGGCAAGCCAGGTTTTGAACGTCACTTTCAA GTGTTACAAACAACAGGGCCACAAATGGACAAGCAGCTTTGTAAGGCAGGCTCACAGCCTGCTGTAACAGTGAAGAACAGATACCAGGACATACTGCCTT TGGATGTGCAGCGAGTTATTCTTCGTCTGGAGGAAACAGAATCCCAAGACAGTGAGTATGTGAACACTCAGGCTGGAGCCGACTACATAAATGCCAGCTATTTGGAT GGCTATCGTCATCGTGATGCATATATTACTACACAAGGGCCACTAGCTAAGACTACAGAAGACTTTTGGAAAATGGTGTGGGAACAGAATTGTGTGTCAATTGTCATGCTGGCGTCTTTGCAAGAAAATGGAGAG GAGATGTGTCACCAGTATTGGCCAGCATCAGGTAGTGCTCAGTATGGTCAGTGCACTGTTAAGTTGTCGAAAGAGACAAATCTGGGAGAGTATGTGATACGCAAATTTAACCTGAGCAAG GGTTCACAGTCAAAGGTCATAACCCAGTTTCACTACACAGCATGGCCAGAGAACAGTAATCCCAAAACAGTAGAGCAACTGTTTGACATGCAGGATCAATTGCAAAAATGGCAGCAAGGGACTGGCAACAAAACTATAATCATTCATTGCAA CAATGGTGTTGGTCGCAGCGGAACGTTCTGCAGCATTCTGTCGCTTGTCGAGCTCTTGAAGGTAGAGGGCATGGTGGATGTGTTTCTGAAAGTTAGATCGATGCGAATCCAACATCCAAGAATTGTGCAGACTTTG ACACAGTATCGATTTATGTACGACGCCTTGCTGGTCTACCTTGACAACTTTGACACGTATGCCAACTTCAAGTAA